The window GCTGCGAAGTTGCTCGTGCCGTCGATGGGGTCGATGTACCAGCGCACCCGGCCCTCGCCGATGGCACCGCCCTCCTCGCCCAGAAACGCCGAGTCGGGCACGGCCGCGGTCAGCGCCGCCACAAGCGCGCGTTCGGTCGCCTTGTCGTGCACGGTGACGATATCGCGCGCGTCGCGCTTGAACCCGAGCTCCATCTCGCTGCGAAACGCCCGGCGCAGGGGATCGCGTTGCGCGCGGGCGGCGACGGCGGCGGCATCCTTGAACAGACGGGACTGTGTGGAATCGGTCATGTGCTGTCCTCTCTCATGACTGCGGGGCCGCCGGAAGGCGGTCCCGCAGTGCGTATCGGTGTCAGTTCTTGTAGTTGACCTGCCAGAGGTCCTGCCAGTACTGACGCGAGTCGAGATCCTTGTCAGCGGTGGAGGTGTCGGTGACATAGAGCTTGTCGAGCACCGCCGAGACGCCGCTGGGCTCATCGTCGGGCAGGTCGACGCCCTTGAGCACGGGGGGCTTGCCGTCAGAGGTCTGCGGCTCGATCCCCTCTTCGGTGAGCAGGTAGTCCACGAACAGCTTCGCCGTGTTCGGGCTCTTCGTCTTGCTGGCGATCAGCGCGACCTTCGGATACATCCGTCCCGGCCACGGCGACATGCTCTCGCACAGCCCGAGCTTGTAGCCACTGTCTTCGTTCTCGCGGAACTTCGAGGTCGCGATGTCGCCGAAGAACGGCTCGTCCTGACCCGGCGCACCGATGGACTCGGCGATGTTGTCGGAACTCTTGTTCAGCAGTGGACCGTTCTGCGCGAGCCGCTTGACCCATTCGGCCGTCGCGCTGTCTTCGTCGGTCTTCAGGTCTTCGCCGAAGTAGTCCTTGTAAGCGGCGGCGACCTTGTCATCGGCGTGCGTGGCCAGCTGATTCCAGAAGTCGGTGTCCTGCGGCTTGAGCAGTGGGTCCTGCAGTGACACCTTGCCCTTCCAGTCGTCGGTGGTCAGCGCCCACATGTTGGTGACGGGGCAGCTCTTGTAGACCTCGGTGTTGTAGGCCCAGACGTTCGCACTGAAGTTGATCACGAGCGGGTCCTGCATGTTCTCGGGCACCACATCGGTCTTGTCCGGCGGCATCCAGCTGGTGACATAGCCGCGTGGGATCAGTTCGCCCATCGCTTCGGCCGCATCGCTGAGCAGGATCACATCGCCCTGCACGTTGCCCGATTCGCCTTCGCGAATGACCATGTCGGCCTGAGCGTCGGCCTCGACCTTGACGCCGGTCGCCTTCACGCCGTACTTCTTCGCGAAGGCCTCGGCCATGTCGACGATCTTGCCGGTCGAGTCGTAGACGGTGATGCCCTTCTCCTCTTTCGCCGCGGCGATCAACGCGTCGAGGCTGAAGCCCTCGTCGGGGATGCCGAGCTCGACGTCGCCGTCGGCCTCGCCCTGCGGGGCTGACGAGGGCGCACAGCCGGCGAGCGAGAGACCGAGCAGGAGCGCCGCGGCCATGCTGAGAGCGGGGACGATCGTCCGCCGCGTCGTGGTGCGTTTCATCAGGGACTTCCTTGTCTGTGAGGGTGCTACACGGGGGTTGACTGGGCATGAGTGGAGACGTCGTCACCGACGGCGTCGAGAAAGAGGTCCCGCAGTTCGACGGGATCGGCGACGATAGCGTGCGGGCGAACGGCCAGATCGTACGGCTGCTCGTAGGTGTCGCGGGCCTCCATGATGATGTTGCCGCCCACACCCGCGCGGGCGCCGCACAGGGCGTCGCGATCGAAATTGTCGCCGACGTACCAGCACTCGGTCACCGGCACGCCGACGGCGTCGGCGCCGAGCTCGATCATGCGCGGGTTGGGTTTGCGCACTCCCACCTCGTCGCTGTAGATCTGGGCGGCGAACCGGTCGGTCAAGCGGTGCGCGTCGAGGTAATCGCGGTGCACGACTCCCATGAGAGTGTTGCTGACGATGCCCACCGGCACGCCCGCGGCGTCGGCCGCGTCGAGCAGCTCGGTCATGCCCACGCGGGTGCGGCGAGTCTGCTTGAGCTCGCCCATCTGCCGGCACAGCTCGCGGGCGCGGTCGAACACCCAGCGCAGTGCCGGTTCAGGCCAGTCGGCCGCCACGAAGTCGCCCCAGAACTGGTCGTAGCGCAGCTCGGCGGGGGCGAATGGACGTGACATGGCGTCTTTCCACCGCGAGTCGGCCTTGGCGCCGGCACGCAGGTCGCGTTCCACGTCGGCGACGTCGAGCAGGTCGATGCCGTCGGCGTGCATGGCGGCGACGAGCTGCCGCGCGAACACGCGTTGCCAATCGGCGTTGTTCTCGGTCTCGACGACGACGCCGCCGAAGTCGAGCAGGAGCGCACGAGGCAGGCACAGCTGCTCGGAATAATCGGGAGTGCGGGGCATGGTTCTCTCTCTGGGTCGGTGTTGCTACGAGCCGCTGCGGCTCAGGGAGTCTTCGAAGAGGGCGTGTAGGGCATGGCCGTCGGCAACGACGGCGTCGGGATGCTCGGCGAGGTCGTAGGGCAGCTCATACGTGCTGCGCGCTTCGACGATGATGTTCGCGCCGACGCCGGCGCGGCGTCCGCAGACGGTGTCGCGATCGAAGTTGTCGCCCACGTACCAGCACGCGGCGACGGGTACGCCGATGGCCTGTGCACCGAGCTCGATCATGCGCGGGTTGGGCTTACGGATGCCGACCTCGTCGCTGTAGATCTGCGCATCGACGTAGCCGGTCAACCCGTTGTCGGCGAGGAAGTCCCGATGCACCTGGCCGCTCAGGGCGTTGCTGACGATGGCGACTGGGATGCCGCGGTGGCGGGCGGTCGTCAGAAGCTCTGGGATGCCCGGGCGCGTGACGCGGTGCGACTTGACTTCGGTCAGTCGTCGGCAGAGCTCCTGGGCGTTTCGCACGACCACCTCACGGGCGCCGGCGGGCCAGTCCGCAGCCACGAAATCGCCCCAGAACGACTCCCATCCCAGTTCCGACGGCGCAAACGGCCGGGACATGGCATCCCGCCACTTTCCCGCTCCCGCGGTGCCGGCGGTGATGTCACCCACGATGCGTCGACGACCCGGTGCCAGCTGCGCGCCCAGTCGCTGGACGAGCAGCCCGTGCACCTCGGCGCCGAGGTCCTGTTGCCAACCGGTCGCGCGCTCGGACTGCACGATGACACCACCGAAATCCAGAAGCAGTCCCTGGGGTGTGGTCAGAACTGCGGTGGCCATGTCAGTCCACACTCCGCCGGGTGCGCGAGAGAGTCTCGATCACCGACTCGAGCGTCGGGTACTGGGCGTCGCGGCCGACCGCGAAGTAGTCCTCGGCATGCTGCAGGGGCGTGTACGGGTCACCCTGCACGTATCCGCGATACCGCCCGCCTGCCTGATGCAGGATCAGGATGCCGGCGGCGACGTCCCACGGACTGGTGGCGAACCCCATCGTGGCGTCGGCCCAGCCCGCGGCCACGTGGGCCAGGTTCAGTGCCCCGCTGCCCAGGTTGCGCACGGCTTGGAAGTTCTCCAGCAGCAAGCGATGGGCCTGCAGCGCGTCATCGCCGAACATCTTCACGTCGATGGCAGCCGGAAAGCTCGAGACTATGGTCGCTCCGGCCTCCACCGGCGACGCGACCGCATGCAGCGGCTGGTCGTTGCGCCAGGCCCCGGTCAGATCCGCCGAGAAGAGATTGTCGGCGACCGGGTCGTAGACGACGCCGGCGACCACTCGGGTGTCGATGGCCGCCGCTATCGACACGCACCACAGGGCGATGCCGCGGGCGAAGTTCGAGGTGCCGTCGATGGGGTCGATGTACCAGGTGACCCGGCCTTCCCCGCGCGTACCGCCCTCTTCGCCGATGATGACCGAGTCCGGCACCTCATCAAGGATGCGTGCGACGATCGACTTCTCGGCGGCCTTGTCGTGCACCGTGACGATGTCGTGCATGTCGCGTTTGAAGTCCACCTGCATCTGGGTGCGGAACGCCCGGCGCAGCTGATCGGCGACACCACGGGCAGCGGCGACGGCCGTGCCGCGCAGCGCGACCGATTCGGCGACGAGAGTGTCTTCGAGCACGGTGTTCACGAGTTCACCTGCCAGAAGTCCTGCCAGTCGGGCAACGCCTCGTAGTCGTCCTTGGCCGTCGATGCGTCGAACTGGTAGATCTGATCCCAGATCTCGCCGACCCCGCTGGGTTCGTCGGCGGCGGCCGGCACCGTCGAATTCGTCGAGAACTTGCCGTCCGCGGTCTGGGGCGCGATCCCCTCCGCGGTGAACACGTAGTGGACGAACAGCTTGGCTGCATTCGGGCTCTTCGTTCCCGACGCGATCACGGCGGCCTTCTGATACGCGCGGCCCGAGAACGGCTCGATGCCTTCGCACAGCCCGAGCTTGAGGCCGGCGTCTTCGTTGTCGCGGAACTTCGCGGTGCTGATGAAGGCGAGGAACTGCTCATTCTGGCCGGGCGCGCCCGCGGTCGTGGCGGCGTCGTCGTCGGATTTGGTCACGAGCGGCTCGTTGGCGGCGAGGCGCTTGACCCACTCGGCGGTGGCGCTGTCTTCGTCGGTGTTCAGCGGCTCACCGAACTTGTCTTCGTACGCCTGTGCGACCTTGTCGTCGGCGTGGGTGGCCCACTGGTTGAACCAGTACATGTAGTCGCTCTTCAGGAGCGGATCCTGGAACGAGAGATGCCCCTTCCAGGACGCATCGGTCAGGTCCCAGATGTTGTCCACCGGGCACGAGTCGGCGAGTTCCCTGTTGTACGCCCAGACATTGGCCTCCTGAGTGATCACCGCCGGTGACTGGTACTGCGCGGGCACCTGGTCTTTCAGATCGGGCGGGAACCAGCTGACCACGTATCCCTGCGGCACCAGTTCGGCCTCGATGGCCGAGACGTCGGTGTTCAGGTACACATCGCCGCGCACGTTCTTGGACTGCGCCTCGCGCGAGACCACGTCGAGTTGCTCACCGGCCTTCATCTTCACTCCGGTGGCCTTGATGCCGTACTTCGCGGTGAACGCCTCGGCGATGTCGGTGATCTTGCCGGTGGAGTCGTAGACGGTCAGCGACCCTTCCTTCTTCGCGGCGGCGATCAGGGCATCCAGCGAGTAGTCCTCGTCAGAGATGCCCAGGGTGGCAGGATCGGCTGCCGCGCCGGCCGGCGCCGACGACGGCGCACACGCCGCCATCAGCAGGCCGGTTGCAGCGAGGCCGGCGACGGCGAACAGCTTCGTCCGCGTCGCACGGGACGTCTTGTCGTTCATCTTCTCTCCTTGCTCGGGTGCGGGTGAAATCAGACGGTGGCCAGGAGCGCGTCGGCGTCTGCCGAGCGCACGCCCTCGGTGTCGAACACGTGCAGGTCGGCGGGCTTGACCCACGCTCGCGCGCGGTCGCCGATGGCGACCGCCGGCGGCTCGCTGGTGATCATGAACAGCTTCTGGTCGGCAGCAGTCAGCTCGACGATCCAGCTGCCGCCGGTGGGAAGGATGCCGGTGACCTCGGCGGGACAATGGAACGCGCCGTCGGGTGCCGGCGCATCCTCGGAGACAAGATGCACGGCCTCGGGACGGATGCCGATGGACCCGAGATCCTTCAGCTTGCCCAGACGGGTGCTCGCGTAGCCGATGGCTGCCACGCCCAGCCCGCCGGCGGCATCGTTGGCCAGCTCGACGAT is drawn from Microbacterium protaetiae and contains these coding sequences:
- a CDS encoding ABC transporter substrate-binding protein; this translates as MKRTTTRRTIVPALSMAAALLLGLSLAGCAPSSAPQGEADGDVELGIPDEGFSLDALIAAAKEEKGITVYDSTGKIVDMAEAFAKKYGVKATGVKVEADAQADMVIREGESGNVQGDVILLSDAAEAMGELIPRGYVTSWMPPDKTDVVPENMQDPLVINFSANVWAYNTEVYKSCPVTNMWALTTDDWKGKVSLQDPLLKPQDTDFWNQLATHADDKVAAAYKDYFGEDLKTDEDSATAEWVKRLAQNGPLLNKSSDNIAESIGAPGQDEPFFGDIATSKFRENEDSGYKLGLCESMSPWPGRMYPKVALIASKTKSPNTAKLFVDYLLTEEGIEPQTSDGKPPVLKGVDLPDDEPSGVSAVLDKLYVTDTSTADKDLDSRQYWQDLWQVNYKN
- a CDS encoding HAD family hydrolase, translating into MPRTPDYSEQLCLPRALLLDFGGVVVETENNADWQRVFARQLVAAMHADGIDLLDVADVERDLRAGAKADSRWKDAMSRPFAPAELRYDQFWGDFVAADWPEPALRWVFDRARELCRQMGELKQTRRTRVGMTELLDAADAAGVPVGIVSNTLMGVVHRDYLDAHRLTDRFAAQIYSDEVGVRKPNPRMIELGADAVGVPVTECWYVGDNFDRDALCGARAGVGGNIIMEARDTYEQPYDLAVRPHAIVADPVELRDLFLDAVGDDVSTHAQSTPV
- a CDS encoding HAD family hydrolase; this translates as MATAVLTTPQGLLLDFGGVIVQSERATGWQQDLGAEVHGLLVQRLGAQLAPGRRRIVGDITAGTAGAGKWRDAMSRPFAPSELGWESFWGDFVAADWPAGAREVVVRNAQELCRRLTEVKSHRVTRPGIPELLTTARHRGIPVAIVSNALSGQVHRDFLADNGLTGYVDAQIYSDEVGIRKPNPRMIELGAQAIGVPVAACWYVGDNFDRDTVCGRRAGVGANIIVEARSTYELPYDLAEHPDAVVADGHALHALFEDSLSRSGS
- a CDS encoding inositol monophosphatase family protein, which codes for MNTVLEDTLVAESVALRGTAVAAARGVADQLRRAFRTQMQVDFKRDMHDIVTVHDKAAEKSIVARILDEVPDSVIIGEEGGTRGEGRVTWYIDPIDGTSNFARGIALWCVSIAAAIDTRVVAGVVYDPVADNLFSADLTGAWRNDQPLHAVASPVEAGATIVSSFPAAIDVKMFGDDALQAHRLLLENFQAVRNLGSGALNLAHVAAGWADATMGFATSPWDVAAGILILHQAGGRYRGYVQGDPYTPLQHAEDYFAVGRDAQYPTLESVIETLSRTRRSVD
- a CDS encoding ABC transporter substrate-binding protein, translating into MNDKTSRATRTKLFAVAGLAATGLLMAACAPSSAPAGAAADPATLGISDEDYSLDALIAAAKKEGSLTVYDSTGKITDIAEAFTAKYGIKATGVKMKAGEQLDVVSREAQSKNVRGDVYLNTDVSAIEAELVPQGYVVSWFPPDLKDQVPAQYQSPAVITQEANVWAYNRELADSCPVDNIWDLTDASWKGHLSFQDPLLKSDYMYWFNQWATHADDKVAQAYEDKFGEPLNTDEDSATAEWVKRLAANEPLVTKSDDDAATTAGAPGQNEQFLAFISTAKFRDNEDAGLKLGLCEGIEPFSGRAYQKAAVIASGTKSPNAAKLFVHYVFTAEGIAPQTADGKFSTNSTVPAAADEPSGVGEIWDQIYQFDASTAKDDYEALPDWQDFWQVNS